The following are encoded in a window of Panulirus ornatus isolate Po-2019 chromosome 6, ASM3632096v1, whole genome shotgun sequence genomic DNA:
- the LOC139749210 gene encoding uncharacterized protein isoform X1, producing MQTAARPDLPACNLCLMTLRIALVAACGVCLIGADRVRLWRSRGTNTVTSSTLAWLGPSEKVPEHAVPISEDSPEGPFWCRGRRRGTEIPGVLGDDGICVVPFLRKIHKLDRFDILISLNGSARLHLTPWDKYTAKPENAILSPDMMLVVAPVDSSPGSPLMVGYVGRGLRERKAIMFHGNTIRRAEKAYILVEEEPQSYSLNNIAFEVSRQKIAESNITLKTLTLENPGEEEAEVSQLVTYDARERQYWGNVMGTVTALIATITSPQDAPVAMPSPDTPISLMWGINNNLARVDTITLVHTLPAGVGVEVHLEGTVRHYEAPYTGTLTSHYADGTDQARSIFSLHTHEALVGVAAVYRRYYDIENGTDVDLPEFTDLLYELTTTTTTTTTTTTTTTTTTTTPPPTTTTTTTEPPTTTTTLEPTTEPMTEFPTEPEVDVSFHSESKLLSETNPETYRRADLTEEEKDDNNQAVTNRPADRILSAIASIFATLAFRYYTSFIV from the coding sequence GATTGCGTTGGTCGCCGCATGCGGCGTGTGCTTGATTGGAGCCGACAGGGTGCGGCTGTGGCGTTCGAGGGGAACCAACACCGTCACTTCGTCTACGCTGGCCTGGCTTGGCCCCTCCGAGAAGGTGCCGGAACACGCAGTCCCCATCAGCGAGGACAGTCCCGAGGGCCCCTTCTGGTGTCGGGGTAGGCGCAGGGGGACGGAGATCCCCGGTGTGCTTGGGGATGATGGGATCTGCGTGGTGCCCTTCCTGAGGAAGATACACAAACTGGATAGGTTCGACATCCTGATCTCGCTGAATGGATCCGCACGGCTGCACCTGACACCCTGGGACAAGTACACAGCCAAGCCTGAGAACGCCATCCTCTCACCggacatgatgctggtggtggccccAGTTGACTCCAGCCCGGGCTCCCCCCTTATGGTGGGGTATGTGGGACGGGGCCTTAGGGAAAGGAAGGCCATCATGTTTCATGGCAACACAATCAGGCGGGCGGAGAAGGCTTATATATTGGTGGAGGAGGAACCCCAAAGCTACTCCCTCAATAACATCGCCTTTGAAGTCTCGCGCCAGAAGATCGCCGAAAGCAACATTACGCTGAAGACCCTCACCCTCGAGAACCCTGGCGAGGAGGAGGCCGAGGTGTCGCAGCTGGTCACGTACGACGCGCGAGAAAGGCAGTATTGGGGCAACGTCATGGGCACGGTAACGGCACTGATTGCCACCATAACAAGCCCCCAGGACGCCCCAGTCGCCATGCCTTCTCCGGATACCCCGATCTCGCTCATGTGGGGCATCAACAACAACCTGGCGCGTGTGGACACCATCACGCTGGTTCACACCCTCCCTGCTGGCGTGGGCGTCGAAGTGCACCTGGAAGGGACAGTGAGGCATTACGAGGCTCCCTATACAGGCACCCTGACCTCGCACTATGCTGACGGCACCGACCAGGCCCGAAGTATCTTCTCGCTCCACACACACGAAGCGCTGGTAGGCGTCGCCGCCGTGTACAGGCGTTACTATGACATAGAGAATGGCACGGATGTGGATCTCCCCGAGTTTACCGATCTTCTGTACGAGCTCacgactacaaccaccaccaccaccaccacaaccaccacaacaaccaccaccaccaccacaccgcctcccacgacgaccaccaccacaacagaaccgcctaccaccaccaccacgctggaACCCACCACAGAGCCCATGACGGAATTTCCGACCGAACCGGAGGTCGACGTGTCGTTTCACTCCGAGTCGAAGTTGCTGTCTGAAACCAACCCGGAGACCTACCGTCGGGCGGACCTGACCGAGGAGGAGAAAGACGACAACAACCAGGCTGTGACCAACAGACCAGCCGACCGAATCCTCTCTGCCATCGCGTCCATCTTCGCAACGCTTGCCTTTAGATACTACACCTCCTTCATCGTGtga
- the LOC139749210 gene encoding uncharacterized protein isoform X3 has product MIALVAACGVCLIGADRVRLWRSRGTNTVTSSTLAWLGPSEKVPEHAVPISEDSPEGPFWCRGRRRGTEIPGVLGDDGICVVPFLRKIHKLDRFDILISLNGSARLHLTPWDKYTAKPENAILSPDMMLVVAPVDSSPGSPLMVGYVGRGLRERKAIMFHGNTIRRAEKAYILVEEEPQSYSLNNIAFEVSRQKIAESNITLKTLTLENPGEEEAEVSQLVTYDARERQYWGNVMGTVTALIATITSPQDAPVAMPSPDTPISLMWGINNNLARVDTITLVHTLPAGVGVEVHLEGTVRHYEAPYTGTLTSHYADGTDQARSIFSLHTHEALVGVAAVYRRYYDIENGTDVDLPEFTDLLYELTTTTTTTTTTTTTTTTTTTTPPPTTTTTTTEPPTTTTTLEPTTEPMTEFPTEPEVDVSFHSESKLLSETNPETYRRADLTEEEKDDNNQAVTNRPADRILSAIASIFATLAFRYYTSFIV; this is encoded by the coding sequence GATTGCGTTGGTCGCCGCATGCGGCGTGTGCTTGATTGGAGCCGACAGGGTGCGGCTGTGGCGTTCGAGGGGAACCAACACCGTCACTTCGTCTACGCTGGCCTGGCTTGGCCCCTCCGAGAAGGTGCCGGAACACGCAGTCCCCATCAGCGAGGACAGTCCCGAGGGCCCCTTCTGGTGTCGGGGTAGGCGCAGGGGGACGGAGATCCCCGGTGTGCTTGGGGATGATGGGATCTGCGTGGTGCCCTTCCTGAGGAAGATACACAAACTGGATAGGTTCGACATCCTGATCTCGCTGAATGGATCCGCACGGCTGCACCTGACACCCTGGGACAAGTACACAGCCAAGCCTGAGAACGCCATCCTCTCACCggacatgatgctggtggtggccccAGTTGACTCCAGCCCGGGCTCCCCCCTTATGGTGGGGTATGTGGGACGGGGCCTTAGGGAAAGGAAGGCCATCATGTTTCATGGCAACACAATCAGGCGGGCGGAGAAGGCTTATATATTGGTGGAGGAGGAACCCCAAAGCTACTCCCTCAATAACATCGCCTTTGAAGTCTCGCGCCAGAAGATCGCCGAAAGCAACATTACGCTGAAGACCCTCACCCTCGAGAACCCTGGCGAGGAGGAGGCCGAGGTGTCGCAGCTGGTCACGTACGACGCGCGAGAAAGGCAGTATTGGGGCAACGTCATGGGCACGGTAACGGCACTGATTGCCACCATAACAAGCCCCCAGGACGCCCCAGTCGCCATGCCTTCTCCGGATACCCCGATCTCGCTCATGTGGGGCATCAACAACAACCTGGCGCGTGTGGACACCATCACGCTGGTTCACACCCTCCCTGCTGGCGTGGGCGTCGAAGTGCACCTGGAAGGGACAGTGAGGCATTACGAGGCTCCCTATACAGGCACCCTGACCTCGCACTATGCTGACGGCACCGACCAGGCCCGAAGTATCTTCTCGCTCCACACACACGAAGCGCTGGTAGGCGTCGCCGCCGTGTACAGGCGTTACTATGACATAGAGAATGGCACGGATGTGGATCTCCCCGAGTTTACCGATCTTCTGTACGAGCTCacgactacaaccaccaccaccaccaccacaaccaccacaacaaccaccaccaccaccacaccgcctcccacgacgaccaccaccacaacagaaccgcctaccaccaccaccacgctggaACCCACCACAGAGCCCATGACGGAATTTCCGACCGAACCGGAGGTCGACGTGTCGTTTCACTCCGAGTCGAAGTTGCTGTCTGAAACCAACCCGGAGACCTACCGTCGGGCGGACCTGACCGAGGAGGAGAAAGACGACAACAACCAGGCTGTGACCAACAGACCAGCCGACCGAATCCTCTCTGCCATCGCGTCCATCTTCGCAACGCTTGCCTTTAGATACTACACCTCCTTCATCGTGtga
- the LOC139749210 gene encoding uncharacterized protein isoform X2: protein MTTHMALRIALVAACGVCLIGADRVRLWRSRGTNTVTSSTLAWLGPSEKVPEHAVPISEDSPEGPFWCRGRRRGTEIPGVLGDDGICVVPFLRKIHKLDRFDILISLNGSARLHLTPWDKYTAKPENAILSPDMMLVVAPVDSSPGSPLMVGYVGRGLRERKAIMFHGNTIRRAEKAYILVEEEPQSYSLNNIAFEVSRQKIAESNITLKTLTLENPGEEEAEVSQLVTYDARERQYWGNVMGTVTALIATITSPQDAPVAMPSPDTPISLMWGINNNLARVDTITLVHTLPAGVGVEVHLEGTVRHYEAPYTGTLTSHYADGTDQARSIFSLHTHEALVGVAAVYRRYYDIENGTDVDLPEFTDLLYELTTTTTTTTTTTTTTTTTTTTPPPTTTTTTTEPPTTTTTLEPTTEPMTEFPTEPEVDVSFHSESKLLSETNPETYRRADLTEEEKDDNNQAVTNRPADRILSAIASIFATLAFRYYTSFIV, encoded by the coding sequence GATTGCGTTGGTCGCCGCATGCGGCGTGTGCTTGATTGGAGCCGACAGGGTGCGGCTGTGGCGTTCGAGGGGAACCAACACCGTCACTTCGTCTACGCTGGCCTGGCTTGGCCCCTCCGAGAAGGTGCCGGAACACGCAGTCCCCATCAGCGAGGACAGTCCCGAGGGCCCCTTCTGGTGTCGGGGTAGGCGCAGGGGGACGGAGATCCCCGGTGTGCTTGGGGATGATGGGATCTGCGTGGTGCCCTTCCTGAGGAAGATACACAAACTGGATAGGTTCGACATCCTGATCTCGCTGAATGGATCCGCACGGCTGCACCTGACACCCTGGGACAAGTACACAGCCAAGCCTGAGAACGCCATCCTCTCACCggacatgatgctggtggtggccccAGTTGACTCCAGCCCGGGCTCCCCCCTTATGGTGGGGTATGTGGGACGGGGCCTTAGGGAAAGGAAGGCCATCATGTTTCATGGCAACACAATCAGGCGGGCGGAGAAGGCTTATATATTGGTGGAGGAGGAACCCCAAAGCTACTCCCTCAATAACATCGCCTTTGAAGTCTCGCGCCAGAAGATCGCCGAAAGCAACATTACGCTGAAGACCCTCACCCTCGAGAACCCTGGCGAGGAGGAGGCCGAGGTGTCGCAGCTGGTCACGTACGACGCGCGAGAAAGGCAGTATTGGGGCAACGTCATGGGCACGGTAACGGCACTGATTGCCACCATAACAAGCCCCCAGGACGCCCCAGTCGCCATGCCTTCTCCGGATACCCCGATCTCGCTCATGTGGGGCATCAACAACAACCTGGCGCGTGTGGACACCATCACGCTGGTTCACACCCTCCCTGCTGGCGTGGGCGTCGAAGTGCACCTGGAAGGGACAGTGAGGCATTACGAGGCTCCCTATACAGGCACCCTGACCTCGCACTATGCTGACGGCACCGACCAGGCCCGAAGTATCTTCTCGCTCCACACACACGAAGCGCTGGTAGGCGTCGCCGCCGTGTACAGGCGTTACTATGACATAGAGAATGGCACGGATGTGGATCTCCCCGAGTTTACCGATCTTCTGTACGAGCTCacgactacaaccaccaccaccaccaccacaaccaccacaacaaccaccaccaccaccacaccgcctcccacgacgaccaccaccacaacagaaccgcctaccaccaccaccacgctggaACCCACCACAGAGCCCATGACGGAATTTCCGACCGAACCGGAGGTCGACGTGTCGTTTCACTCCGAGTCGAAGTTGCTGTCTGAAACCAACCCGGAGACCTACCGTCGGGCGGACCTGACCGAGGAGGAGAAAGACGACAACAACCAGGCTGTGACCAACAGACCAGCCGACCGAATCCTCTCTGCCATCGCGTCCATCTTCGCAACGCTTGCCTTTAGATACTACACCTCCTTCATCGTGtga